Proteins encoded by one window of Chryseobacterium sp. POL2:
- a CDS encoding SusC/RagA family TonB-linked outer membrane protein, translated as MNVKLKVLTAGVLFFTGQAVFAQQKAKDTATTSIEEVVLVGYGKQKRTDVTGSITTVKSEALQEQPVSSVELALQGKAPGVQVASTGGRAGNTTKISIRGNGSLSASNNPLYIIDGVPQESMGNLSPDDISSMQVLKDAASSAIYGSRASNGVVLIETKAGRYNGKPTVSFSSSYGIQEIIKRPDLLNAEQYRQVHEAARLNYLSDIQKGILASPATGSVGYLGLNNPMTDTGINTNWMDYVLRTGVITNNQISFTGGTDKSKMYLSVSHIDQEGIIQQDKYQIARVRLNVEQKMTDKFKIGMNSYFTYTSSNPIADDNNTYQPWSNAMNAAPNQAVYGADGRPNRNLNTNNPLWAFERQVSDKWQNIGANFFAIYNPIKEITLKTSISGNIASNRYNRFDAPSTRRGEKEGKPWGYGYYSTQNNRDFLIENTASYDKSFVDNKLKLNVLVGQSFQRWEYEDSYVAGENFPSDNLPWLISAGTINQGRSYFTAMSLASFFGRAQITWDNKYNLMLSTRYDGSSKFRKGNKWGNFPAASIGWTVSNESFFNVPAINEFKLRASYGFTGNQTGISYAAGQNLISGGQNHNQNPGLAVTDLYNPDLKWEKGKSIDAGFDLSMFNRRLNLTADYYDKTTNDLLYRMPVGQESGFLNQLRNVGSINNKGFEVALDAKIIKGSMFTWDFGANFSYNKNTVEKIGTKAGQYTTGFVSIVKEGESLGSFYILESLGVAKETYQYKDATGKVTKTVQAGDMIYKDVNGDGIINNNDRQVFSGGIAPMYGGLNTRIAYGIVDLSINAQYSIGKKVYAMYKEKSVSGAATGYPSFSTNMIGEQMDYWTPENTDTNVPRPHLASATSSWNNQKSTRFLENADYLRITDITLGVNLKNEHLGFIKSMRIYAQVRNAFTFTKYSGLDPETYYVDQTVGSSQTTTDTTKISSGVDINGIPNVKIYSLGLNVNF; from the coding sequence ATGAATGTAAAATTAAAAGTGTTAACTGCTGGGGTGTTGTTTTTTACAGGACAAGCAGTTTTTGCACAACAAAAAGCAAAAGATACGGCTACAACCTCAATAGAAGAAGTCGTTCTAGTTGGTTATGGAAAACAGAAAAGAACTGATGTAACAGGATCAATTACTACAGTTAAGTCAGAAGCTCTTCAAGAGCAGCCAGTATCGTCGGTTGAGCTTGCATTGCAAGGTAAGGCACCAGGTGTACAAGTTGCAAGTACTGGAGGAAGAGCAGGGAATACTACTAAGATTAGCATTAGAGGGAATGGTTCTTTAAGTGCTTCAAATAATCCATTATACATTATTGATGGAGTTCCCCAAGAATCTATGGGTAATTTGTCTCCTGACGATATAAGTAGTATGCAGGTTTTAAAAGATGCAGCTTCGAGTGCTATTTATGGTTCAAGGGCTTCTAATGGTGTGGTTTTGATTGAAACAAAAGCAGGACGATATAATGGAAAACCAACAGTTTCTTTCTCTAGTTCTTATGGTATTCAAGAGATAATTAAAAGACCTGATCTGTTAAACGCTGAACAATACAGACAAGTACATGAAGCAGCAAGATTGAATTATCTTAGTGATATTCAAAAAGGAATTTTAGCATCTCCTGCTACTGGATCAGTAGGGTATTTAGGACTTAATAATCCAATGACGGATACTGGAATTAATACTAATTGGATGGATTATGTATTAAGAACTGGGGTTATTACAAATAATCAAATTAGTTTTACTGGCGGTACAGATAAATCGAAAATGTATTTGTCAGTATCTCATATTGATCAAGAAGGTATTATCCAACAAGATAAATATCAGATAGCAAGAGTTAGATTGAATGTAGAGCAAAAGATGACAGATAAGTTTAAAATAGGAATGAATTCTTATTTTACATATACTAGTTCTAATCCAATTGCTGATGATAACAATACTTACCAACCGTGGAGTAATGCTATGAATGCGGCTCCAAATCAAGCTGTATATGGTGCCGATGGTAGACCTAATAGGAATCTTAATACGAACAATCCTTTATGGGCTTTTGAAAGACAAGTTAGTGATAAATGGCAGAATATCGGAGCTAATTTCTTTGCTATTTACAACCCAATTAAAGAAATTACCTTAAAAACTTCCATTAGTGGAAATATTGCTTCAAATCGATACAATAGATTTGATGCGCCAAGTACAAGAAGAGGAGAGAAAGAAGGAAAACCATGGGGTTATGGATATTATAGTACGCAAAATAATAGAGATTTTTTAATTGAAAATACAGCGTCCTATGATAAATCTTTTGTAGATAATAAATTGAAGCTTAATGTTTTGGTTGGACAGTCATTTCAACGTTGGGAATATGAAGATTCTTATGTAGCAGGGGAGAACTTTCCGTCGGATAATTTACCATGGTTAATATCTGCAGGAACTATAAACCAAGGAAGAAGTTATTTCACTGCAATGTCTTTAGCCTCGTTCTTTGGTAGAGCACAAATAACTTGGGATAATAAGTATAATTTAATGTTATCAACAAGATATGATGGGTCCTCTAAATTTAGAAAAGGAAATAAGTGGGGTAATTTCCCAGCAGCATCCATTGGGTGGACTGTGTCAAATGAATCTTTCTTTAATGTACCTGCAATTAATGAATTTAAATTGAGAGCGTCTTATGGATTTACTGGAAATCAAACAGGAATTAGTTATGCCGCTGGACAAAATCTTATTTCGGGTGGACAAAATCATAATCAAAACCCTGGTTTAGCCGTAACTGATTTATACAACCCAGATTTGAAATGGGAAAAAGGAAAATCTATAGATGCAGGATTTGATTTATCAATGTTCAATAGAAGACTAAATCTAACAGCAGATTATTATGATAAAACGACAAATGATTTGTTATATAGAATGCCTGTAGGTCAAGAAAGTGGATTTTTAAACCAACTACGTAACGTAGGTTCTATTAACAATAAAGGTTTTGAGGTAGCCTTAGATGCTAAAATAATTAAGGGTTCTATGTTTACATGGGATTTTGGAGCTAATTTCTCATATAATAAGAATACTGTAGAAAAAATTGGAACTAAAGCTGGTCAATATACAACTGGATTTGTTTCTATCGTTAAAGAAGGCGAGTCTCTGGGATCATTTTATATTCTTGAATCTTTAGGAGTTGCAAAAGAAACTTATCAATATAAAGATGCTACTGGTAAAGTTACTAAAACAGTACAAGCTGGAGACATGATTTATAAAGATGTTAACGGTGATGGTATTATTAATAATAATGATAGACAGGTCTTCAGTGGAGGTATTGCGCCAATGTATGGTGGTTTAAATACAAGAATTGCTTATGGAATTGTTGATTTATCAATTAATGCACAATACTCTATCGGGAAAAAAGTATATGCGATGTACAAAGAGAAAAGTGTTAGTGGTGCAGCAACAGGTTATCCCTCTTTCTCAACCAATATGATAGGTGAACAAATGGATTATTGGACACCAGAGAATACAGATACTAATGTACCTCGTCCACATTTGGCTAGTGCTACTTCATCATGGAATAATCAAAAGTCTACAAGATTTTTAGAAAATGCAGACTATTTAAGAATTACTGATATTACTTTAGGGGTAAATCTTAAAAATGAACATTTAGGATTCATTAAATCAATGAGAATTTATGCTCAGGTTAGAAATGCATTTACTTTTACGAAATATAGCGGATTAGATCCTGAAACTTATTATGTGGATCAAACTGTTGGTTCTTCACAAACTACCACTGATACAACTAAGATATCTTCTGGTGTAGACATCAACGGAATTCCAAATGTTAAAATTTATAGTTTAGGACTAAATGTTAACTTCTAA
- a CDS encoding RagB/SusD family nutrient uptake outer membrane protein — protein MKKLSILLLSFGLLFTSCEKELDIKSEVALDGNSSLSSSDIDKILTGTYKKVMEPSNYPYFNVMASEIMGDNYKPFKFQFIQIQYLSEHTTPPDDIMLSYFYKDFYAAIMRAHTVLKVPTASNSQKGKARYVRALSYLRLYDLFEGVPVVDENYDGSPVKANTPKEVLNFIIEDLKYAKANIEPINVGNQDSKLTPTKEAASALLARVYRMNGDLASAGVEAEELIKSGKFAISDNPKNNDNEVIMKFAGNLAEANGSWGWIMSYDARTWNCFGVSDQIIALLGQDDTRRVLFDIDEAPQTGNFIFSNKYSRADDSDLLISRIPEMYLISAEAGNSARLTELQSKRKSSLSLDDERRLELSFEWVRWSDLKLKGEPYKLPFPQGAMDANDLLGK, from the coding sequence ATGAAAAAATTAAGTATATTACTATTGTCATTTGGTTTACTTTTTACTTCATGTGAAAAAGAACTAGACATTAAATCTGAAGTTGCTTTGGATGGAAATTCTTCACTGTCTTCGTCAGATATTGATAAAATATTAACAGGAACCTATAAGAAAGTAATGGAGCCAAGTAATTATCCTTACTTTAACGTTATGGCCTCAGAAATTATGGGTGATAATTATAAACCATTCAAATTTCAATTTATTCAAATACAATATCTTTCTGAACATACTACACCGCCAGATGATATTATGCTAAGTTATTTTTATAAAGATTTCTATGCGGCTATCATGAGAGCACATACTGTACTTAAAGTACCAACTGCATCTAATTCTCAAAAAGGAAAAGCAAGATATGTAAGAGCATTAAGTTATTTAAGACTTTATGATTTATTCGAAGGCGTTCCGGTAGTAGATGAGAATTATGATGGTTCTCCAGTTAAGGCTAATACTCCCAAAGAAGTTCTTAATTTTATTATTGAAGATTTGAAGTATGCTAAAGCTAATATTGAACCAATCAATGTGGGGAACCAAGATTCAAAACTAACTCCAACTAAAGAAGCGGCATCTGCTTTGTTAGCTAGAGTATATAGAATGAACGGTGATCTTGCTAGTGCAGGTGTTGAAGCTGAAGAACTAATTAAAAGTGGTAAGTTTGCTATATCAGATAATCCTAAAAATAATGATAATGAGGTAATCATGAAGTTTGCTGGTAACTTAGCAGAAGCTAATGGTTCATGGGGTTGGATTATGAGCTACGATGCTAGAACTTGGAATTGTTTCGGTGTGTCAGATCAAATTATTGCTTTATTAGGGCAAGATGACACTAGAAGAGTTCTTTTCGATATTGATGAAGCACCACAAACAGGAAATTTCATTTTTTCTAATAAATATTCAAGAGCTGATGATTCGGATTTATTGATTTCAAGAATTCCAGAGATGTATCTTATCTCTGCTGAGGCTGGTAATTCAGCTAGATTGACTGAACTTCAAAGCAAAAGAAAATCATCATTGTCTTTAGATGACGAAAGAAGATTGGAATTGTCTTTCGAATGGGTAAGATGGTCTGATCTAAAATTGAAAGGGGAACCATATAAATTGCCTTTCCCACAAGGAGCTATGGATGCTAATGATTTATTAGGTAAATAA
- a CDS encoding SusC/RagA family TonB-linked outer membrane protein has translation MNVKLRVLSAGAIFFMGASMFSQQKKSDTITNAIEEVVILGTYGIKETQEQKVGSYSLVSAKALEKPVAISVDLAIAGQVSGAVISSNSGQPGSNAKVLIRGISSLSGDNQPLYIIDGVPVTVGDQAGVATSSNGLSLVDPSDIESVEVLKDGATTSLYGSRGASGVIIIKTKSGKGGRGKLTLNMEYGMGTAAYEKYSFMNASQQMQSLVMGYMGNGESLEAATNSANAILRNWDGTVDTDWEKATRRSSTGLYKYGLNYSFGNEKIKGYASVGSTEQEGIIRDALYRRINATVKLNAKLSDKINVAFSNIVSRGTQWGPLDYGYFANPVLSSRFASPTSPIYNKDGSYNLDIVTSAGEDFNPVAIQNINRRKSAVTKILSSFGLDYSIMSNLRFSTNLGMDYNYYDESEYRNPDFGDGNNPTQGIMGLALQSDFSYTTLNWSNFLHYDWTINDDHKINLSAGTEYTQLWTKRSQSASTGFASGHYEQNNLQWGPTPYMAWSYNEQSHLIGLIGRASYGYKDLFNVMGSFRRDKYSHFGDDRKEGNFWATGANVNLHKLGNIGNYFNELKVRASYGEVGNIGAIQYLSRPTLGVANYMLENGMAINNPGNEDLGWEKSKKYNIGLDLGLVQNRLKISLDVYKNIVTEQLTTQVPNAPSTGFGNLVGNALGHESKGIESTISYDVFKKGDFNWTINANYGYNKSVVTKILGPYVGVDGFKRYVVGHNPTEWFLSHYAGVDKSNGDALWYTDATHTQLSNGSGTSASVLRDFTGKNALPAHTAGLTNTFSYKNLTLSLLFTYQGDFYVYDLWGRYFDNDGQGVKDNKVVDVLNSWTPTNTNADRPQYRAGNAVPMYHSTRYLYKGDNIKLKSAELGYKLTKDQMKIDGINNVYLYVRGVNLLTFAFDKNLPFDPESNSNHMGTIGGMGLYDQTMPLMRQFMVGATIDF, from the coding sequence ATGAACGTGAAACTACGAGTTTTAAGCGCTGGGGCTATTTTCTTTATGGGGGCCTCAATGTTTTCACAACAAAAAAAATCCGATACGATAACTAATGCTATTGAGGAGGTAGTTATTTTAGGTACGTATGGTATCAAAGAGACCCAAGAACAAAAAGTAGGTTCTTATTCATTAGTTTCTGCTAAAGCCTTAGAAAAGCCTGTTGCGATATCTGTTGATTTAGCCATTGCAGGGCAAGTTTCGGGAGCTGTTATTAGTTCTAATAGCGGACAGCCAGGGTCAAATGCAAAAGTGCTTATCCGGGGTATCAGTAGTCTTAGTGGGGATAATCAACCACTTTATATTATTGATGGTGTTCCGGTTACAGTTGGAGATCAAGCTGGTGTTGCAACCTCTTCCAATGGTTTGTCATTAGTGGATCCTTCAGATATAGAGTCAGTAGAGGTTTTGAAAGATGGTGCAACAACATCACTTTATGGATCTAGAGGGGCTTCTGGTGTTATCATTATTAAAACCAAATCTGGTAAAGGTGGTAGAGGTAAGCTAACTCTTAATATGGAGTATGGTATGGGAACTGCTGCCTACGAGAAGTATAGTTTTATGAATGCTTCACAACAGATGCAGTCTTTGGTAATGGGTTATATGGGGAACGGAGAGTCTTTGGAAGCTGCTACTAATAGTGCAAATGCAATTTTAAGAAATTGGGATGGTACTGTAGATACGGATTGGGAAAAAGCAACAAGACGCTCTTCAACAGGTTTGTACAAATATGGTCTTAATTACTCTTTCGGGAATGAAAAAATCAAAGGTTATGCTTCGGTTGGTTCTACGGAACAAGAAGGTATAATTCGTGATGCATTATATAGAAGAATTAATGCAACTGTAAAATTGAATGCTAAGCTGTCAGATAAAATTAATGTAGCATTTTCTAATATCGTATCTAGAGGAACACAGTGGGGACCATTAGATTATGGTTATTTTGCAAACCCTGTATTGAGTTCTAGATTTGCTTCTCCTACGAGTCCTATTTATAATAAAGATGGTTCTTATAATCTTGATATCGTTACTTCTGCAGGTGAAGATTTTAACCCTGTAGCTATTCAGAATATTAACAGAAGAAAGTCAGCGGTTACAAAGATACTTTCGTCTTTTGGTTTGGATTATAGCATTATGAGTAATTTGAGATTCTCTACTAATTTGGGAATGGACTACAATTACTATGATGAGTCAGAATATCGTAACCCAGATTTTGGTGATGGTAACAACCCAACACAAGGTATTATGGGGTTAGCTTTGCAGAGTGATTTTAGCTATACTACATTGAACTGGTCAAACTTCTTACACTACGATTGGACAATTAATGACGACCATAAAATTAATTTATCTGCAGGGACAGAATATACGCAATTGTGGACAAAACGTTCTCAATCTGCTTCTACAGGTTTTGCAAGTGGACACTATGAGCAGAATAACTTGCAGTGGGGACCAACACCATACATGGCTTGGTCTTATAATGAACAAAGTCATTTGATTGGTCTTATTGGAAGAGCTTCTTATGGTTACAAAGATTTGTTCAATGTAATGGGATCATTCAGAAGAGATAAATATTCACACTTTGGAGATGATAGAAAAGAAGGTAATTTCTGGGCTACTGGAGCTAATGTTAATCTTCATAAATTAGGAAACATTGGAAATTATTTTAATGAGTTAAAAGTAAGAGCGAGTTATGGTGAAGTGGGGAACATAGGAGCTATCCAATATCTTTCTCGTCCAACTTTAGGTGTTGCCAATTATATGCTAGAAAACGGGATGGCTATTAACAATCCTGGAAATGAAGATTTAGGTTGGGAAAAATCTAAAAAATATAACATCGGTTTAGACCTTGGTTTGGTTCAGAATAGATTGAAAATATCTTTAGATGTTTACAAAAATATTGTAACAGAACAGCTAACAACACAAGTGCCTAATGCACCTTCTACAGGTTTTGGTAACTTAGTAGGAAATGCGCTAGGGCATGAGTCAAAAGGTATTGAATCAACAATCTCTTATGATGTGTTCAAGAAAGGAGATTTCAACTGGACAATTAATGCTAACTATGGTTATAACAAATCAGTTGTTACTAAGATTTTAGGACCTTATGTCGGTGTAGATGGATTTAAAAGATATGTTGTAGGGCATAATCCAACAGAGTGGTTCTTGTCACATTATGCAGGTGTTGATAAGTCTAATGGAGATGCATTATGGTATACTGATGCTACCCATACGCAGTTAAGTAACGGTTCTGGTACGAGCGCTTCAGTATTAAGAGACTTTACAGGTAAAAATGCATTACCAGCGCATACTGCAGGATTAACAAATACATTTAGTTATAAAAATTTAACATTAAGCTTATTATTCACTTACCAAGGAGATTTCTATGTGTATGATCTTTGGGGAAGATATTTTGATAATGATGGTCAAGGTGTGAAAGATAATAAGGTTGTAGATGTGTTAAATAGCTGGACGCCAACTAATACAAATGCGGATAGGCCTCAATATAGAGCGGGTAACGCGGTGCCGATGTATCACTCTACAAGATATCTATATAAAGGAGATAATATCAAGCTAAAGAGTGCGGAACTTGGCTATAAACTAACTAAAGATCAAATGAAGATTGATGGTATTAATAATGTGTACCTTTATGTAAGAGGTGTTAACTTATTAACATTTGCATTTGATAAAAACTTGCCTTTCGATCCAGAATCTAATAGCAATCACATGGGAACCATTGGAGGTATGGGATTATACGATCAAACAATGCCATTGATGAGACAATTTATGGTGGGTGCAACGATTGATTTTTAA
- a CDS encoding T9SS type A sorting domain-containing protein yields MKKLLLSLSALAIGGLLQAQTPGWDGMQTGAPSLHYPYAMSVIDANTVWFADHAISSAPDQGKYTTKTTDGGATWTNIAITGIPSAATLGDFSAASATTAWAVSSGSGSQNGVWKTTNGGTSWTKQTSAAYGGQSFANIVYFWDENEGISAGDPVGANFEMYKTTNGGTNWTKITNAPAHAGDFGYTHIRFVTGNNIWMGTDTGRVLYSPDKGATWQTFQSPALDFGGVTTAGSFANMAFKDASNGLLQTNDSGVVGLWKTSDSGANWTEVFPQGNFNGENIAYVPGTANTYVSTSGDGASYSLDGGENWVDMEFPAGEAPYAGAVQFISPTVGYAGGASEAAVGGVPISAMYKFRGQFLAVSDVNASKAKLTIANNPVGDKVELKSTKEIVTATVIDMAGKAIKRENAASFNVSNLSKGTYIIQVQYKDGSFENTKMIKK; encoded by the coding sequence ATGAAAAAATTATTACTTTCTTTATCTGCTTTAGCAATCGGAGGTTTATTACAAGCACAAACCCCAGGATGGGATGGGATGCAAACAGGTGCGCCATCTTTGCATTACCCATATGCAATGTCTGTTATTGATGCTAACACAGTTTGGTTTGCAGATCATGCAATAAGCAGTGCTCCGGACCAAGGGAAATATACAACAAAAACTACGGATGGTGGTGCAACATGGACGAATATCGCAATAACAGGTATTCCTAGTGCGGCTACTTTAGGTGACTTTAGTGCAGCTTCAGCTACAACTGCTTGGGCTGTTTCCTCTGGCTCTGGATCACAAAATGGTGTTTGGAAAACAACAAATGGTGGTACATCTTGGACTAAGCAGACTTCTGCTGCTTACGGAGGCCAATCATTTGCTAACATCGTTTATTTCTGGGATGAGAACGAAGGTATCTCCGCTGGTGACCCTGTAGGCGCTAATTTTGAAATGTACAAAACTACTAATGGTGGTACAAACTGGACAAAAATAACGAATGCACCTGCGCATGCTGGTGATTTCGGTTATACGCATATTAGATTTGTTACAGGTAATAATATTTGGATGGGTACAGATACAGGACGTGTATTATATTCTCCAGATAAAGGCGCTACTTGGCAAACATTCCAGTCACCAGCATTAGACTTTGGTGGTGTTACTACAGCTGGAAGTTTCGCAAACATGGCTTTTAAAGATGCATCAAATGGTCTTCTTCAAACGAATGATAGTGGGGTAGTTGGTCTTTGGAAAACTTCTGATAGTGGAGCGAATTGGACTGAGGTGTTCCCACAAGGAAACTTCAATGGAGAAAATATCGCTTATGTGCCAGGTACAGCTAATACTTATGTAAGTACAAGTGGAGACGGAGCTTCTTATTCTCTTGATGGTGGAGAAAACTGGGTAGATATGGAGTTCCCTGCAGGGGAGGCGCCGTATGCTGGTGCAGTTCAATTTATAAGTCCTACAGTTGGTTATGCTGGAGGGGCGAGCGAGGCTGCTGTTGGAGGCGTGCCTATTAGTGCAATGTATAAATTCAGAGGACAATTCTTAGCAGTATCAGATGTTAATGCTTCTAAAGCTAAATTAACAATTGCTAATAACCCTGTAGGTGATAAAGTTGAATTAAAGTCAACTAAAGAAATTGTTACTGCAACAGTAATTGATATGGCTGGAAAAGCTATAAAAAGAGAAAATGCAGCGTCATTCAATGTTTCTAATCTATCAAAAGGAACTTATATTATCCAAGTTCAATATAAAGACGGAAGTTTTGAAAACACTAAGATGATTAAGAAATAA
- a CDS encoding RagB/SusD family nutrient uptake outer membrane protein: MKNKIILSLFLGSLLFSSCSDSMFEENYSEAGLVVVDENAVRTNADLEMSIKGLYAKLSSSNGFGGDHFTYQELTGDIGFVSQSNSGYFVGTNGGTHIQVDGGAGGGLWATFYNTIANANFVLSFEGKLQEDENAIHKNEELFAHAKIIRAYNYLALLSYFSPNYGEGDQSLGVPYSTVFDIKAKLPRETVPTVINNVISELEGVSAYFEQNGISEGIYDFKRSFSPLAVEMLLARAYLFKKDYPKAEYYAQKVIDDTNIPFLLRKDVAQFFINGEEAAYETIFQLEFNSVTPQGLTDYWGTNARYKQNFMARKFWEASGLKVPTNSAKRDARAFSWYMTNNIVTGYPDNPKPIDVRKYLSGSRDLIQLRKSEAVFIKAEAQFHSNPSLASQTVTNWVKEYRFPDYVPAVTSGPGVLDEILTQKAMEFFLEGLRFSDLKRNNRAVVKYQTNSMGQPLTEIPVGDRRFIWPIPFSEIQNNPNITQAPGY; encoded by the coding sequence ATGAAAAATAAAATTATATTATCACTATTTTTAGGTTCATTATTATTTTCTTCTTGCTCGGACAGCATGTTCGAAGAAAATTATTCTGAAGCTGGGCTTGTAGTAGTGGATGAAAATGCAGTTAGAACTAATGCTGACTTAGAAATGTCAATTAAAGGTCTATATGCGAAATTATCTAGTTCTAACGGTTTCGGTGGAGATCATTTCACTTACCAAGAACTTACAGGAGATATTGGATTCGTTTCTCAATCTAACTCTGGTTATTTTGTGGGAACAAACGGTGGAACACACATCCAAGTTGATGGTGGCGCCGGCGGAGGACTTTGGGCAACTTTTTACAACACAATTGCTAATGCTAACTTCGTACTAAGTTTTGAAGGTAAGCTTCAAGAAGATGAAAATGCAATTCATAAAAATGAAGAATTATTTGCTCATGCAAAAATTATTAGAGCATATAACTATTTAGCATTATTAAGCTATTTTTCACCAAATTACGGTGAGGGAGATCAAAGTCTTGGGGTGCCTTATTCAACAGTTTTTGATATCAAGGCTAAATTACCAAGAGAAACTGTTCCTACAGTAATTAATAATGTTATTTCAGAATTAGAAGGCGTATCAGCATATTTTGAACAAAATGGTATCAGCGAAGGAATTTATGATTTCAAAAGATCATTTAGTCCACTTGCAGTTGAAATGCTATTGGCACGTGCTTATTTATTCAAAAAAGACTATCCAAAAGCTGAGTACTATGCTCAGAAAGTTATCGACGATACCAATATTCCTTTCTTATTGAGAAAAGATGTTGCACAATTCTTTATTAATGGAGAAGAAGCAGCTTATGAAACAATTTTTCAATTGGAATTTAACTCCGTTACACCGCAAGGTTTAACAGATTATTGGGGAACCAATGCGAGATACAAGCAAAACTTTATGGCGCGAAAATTCTGGGAGGCTTCAGGACTTAAAGTTCCTACTAATAGCGCAAAACGTGATGCAAGAGCATTCAGTTGGTATATGACCAATAATATTGTAACAGGATATCCAGATAATCCGAAACCTATCGATGTAAGAAAATACTTATCAGGATCGAGAGATTTAATCCAGCTAAGAAAGTCTGAAGCAGTTTTCATAAAGGCGGAAGCACAGTTTCATTCTAATCCAAGCTTAGCTTCTCAAACGGTTACTAATTGGGTTAAAGAATACCGCTTCCCAGACTATGTGCCAGCGGTTACATCAGGCCCAGGTGTTTTGGATGAAATCTTAACACAAAAAGCTATGGAGTTTTTCCTAGAAGGTCTTCGTTTTTCTGATTTGAAAAGAAATAACAGAGCGGTTGTTAAGTATCAAACAAACTCTATGGGACAACCATTAACAGAAATACCAGTTGGAGATAGAAGATTTATTTGGCCAATTCCATTTAGTGAAATCCAAAACAATCCAAATATTACACAAGCTCCTGGATACTAA